Proteins from one Alloyangia pacifica genomic window:
- a CDS encoding polysaccharide biosynthesis/export family protein → MPLTARLPLWSLIAPLLAVLLAPLPAQAEGYVLQPGDRVDIRVAGLPNLDRDLRIGADGTLSLPLIGRVSLGGQTVGAAEQDVARRFGEVAFRQRTLDGRETLFPISPSEVSLSVTEFRPVYVSGEVKAPGAFAFTPGLTVRRALTLSGGIGQDLGYVRDPMAQIAQVQGNIDAFGAELAALDVRVRRYQAELDPGTDAAITATSGTETVEEVETQRLVAGVAGTQSRRSYLMEARRAVTHQIDVLRQQLGAELEGEDADQQEYERIRTLRARGLVEVDRVTETRRALLASATRRLDTASDLAAAEKDLARINFDLGDFEDEARRDSLESLSDALVERETTRARLTAARQQLLLLSADYADALEEGVVRITLRRGAGAGEEVFELGGEEDMALLPGDLVEVRLSAAPVPGQ, encoded by the coding sequence ATGCCCCTGACCGCCCGCCTCCCGCTCTGGTCGTTGATCGCGCCGCTGCTTGCGGTCCTGCTCGCGCCGCTCCCCGCGCAGGCCGAGGGCTACGTGCTGCAACCGGGTGACCGCGTCGACATCCGCGTCGCCGGGCTGCCCAATCTCGACCGCGACCTGAGGATCGGCGCGGATGGCACCCTCTCACTGCCGCTGATCGGGCGGGTCAGCCTGGGCGGCCAGACGGTCGGCGCCGCCGAGCAGGATGTGGCCCGGCGCTTCGGGGAGGTCGCCTTCCGCCAGCGCACCCTCGATGGGCGCGAGACGCTGTTCCCGATCTCTCCGAGCGAGGTCAGCCTGTCGGTCACCGAATTCCGCCCGGTCTACGTGTCGGGCGAAGTGAAGGCGCCGGGCGCCTTTGCCTTCACCCCGGGGCTGACAGTGCGGCGGGCGCTGACGCTCTCGGGCGGGATCGGTCAGGATCTGGGCTACGTGCGCGACCCGATGGCGCAGATCGCCCAGGTGCAGGGCAACATCGACGCCTTCGGTGCCGAGCTGGCGGCACTCGACGTGCGCGTGCGCCGCTATCAGGCCGAGCTCGACCCCGGCACGGATGCGGCGATCACGGCCACCTCCGGCACCGAGACCGTCGAGGAGGTCGAGACCCAGCGGCTTGTGGCCGGCGTCGCGGGAACGCAGAGCAGGCGGAGCTATTTGATGGAGGCGCGCAGGGCGGTCACCCATCAGATCGACGTCCTGCGCCAGCAACTCGGCGCCGAGCTCGAGGGAGAAGACGCCGACCAGCAGGAATACGAGCGCATCCGCACCCTGCGCGCGCGCGGGCTTGTCGAGGTCGACCGGGTCACCGAAACCCGTCGGGCGCTGCTGGCCTCGGCGACCCGGCGGCTGGACACCGCAAGCGATCTGGCCGCCGCCGAGAAGGATCTCGCCCGGATCAACTTCGACCTCGGAGATTTCGAGGACGAGGCCCGACGCGACTCGCTGGAATCGCTGAGCGATGCGCTGGTCGAGCGTGAGACCACCCGCGCCCGGCTGACCGCCGCGCGCCAGCAGCTCTTGCTGTTGAGCGCCGACTACGCCGACGCGCTCGAGGAAGGCGTGGTCCGCATCACCCTCCGCCGCGGCGCTGGGGCGGGGGAAGAGGTATTCGAGCTTGGCGGCGAAGAGGACATGGCGCTTCTTCCCGGCGATCTCGTGGAAGTGCGGCTCAGCGCGGCCCCGGTCCCCGGCCAATAG
- a CDS encoding Coenzyme F420 hydrogenase/dehydrogenase, beta subunit C-terminal domain — translation MNALAPNPVPNRSATLDQVLAADTCAGCGGCALLAPRAVRMAMTPPGYLRPVQQAALSPRQERAIRQVCPGRRLALAAGGREEHVLWGPHVALRSGHATDPALRHNGSSGGVLSGLLVHLLQSGAVDVVVQTAASVAEPTGTRGVRSTHRDEVFAAAGSRYAPSAPLLELGRALESGRRIAFVGKPCDVATLRQMARLDPRIDQQVVITLSFFCAGIPSAAGAREVLGKMGVDPSQLAAFRYRGDGWPGFATATLRDGSTARMSYRDSWGGILSRHVQKRCKLCPDGIGSFADLVCADAWHTDAEGYPSFEEGEGTSLVIARTEIGARCLQEAEARGAVRTQPFDIRELEPMQPGQVRKRRFLLARLMAMRALLRWAPRYDGFFLARNARQAGWRQNLRQFSGMLIRELGLKS, via the coding sequence ATGAACGCCCTGGCTCCGAACCCTGTACCAAACCGCTCAGCGACACTCGATCAGGTGTTGGCGGCGGACACCTGCGCCGGATGCGGCGGCTGCGCCCTGCTGGCGCCGCGCGCCGTGCGGATGGCGATGACACCGCCGGGCTACCTGCGCCCGGTGCAGCAGGCCGCGCTCTCGCCCCGGCAGGAGCGCGCCATCCGGCAGGTCTGCCCCGGGCGGCGCCTGGCGCTCGCGGCAGGGGGGCGCGAGGAGCACGTGCTCTGGGGCCCGCATGTCGCGCTGCGCTCCGGACATGCGACGGACCCGGCGCTGCGCCACAACGGCTCGTCGGGCGGCGTGCTGTCGGGGCTGCTGGTGCATCTGCTGCAGAGCGGCGCGGTCGATGTGGTGGTGCAGACCGCCGCCTCGGTTGCGGAGCCGACGGGCACGCGCGGGGTGCGCAGCACCCACCGCGACGAGGTCTTCGCCGCGGCGGGCTCGCGCTACGCGCCTTCGGCACCGCTGCTTGAACTGGGTCGGGCGCTGGAGAGCGGCCGCCGCATCGCCTTTGTCGGCAAGCCCTGCGACGTGGCGACGCTGCGCCAGATGGCCCGGCTCGATCCGCGGATCGACCAGCAGGTTGTGATCACGCTGTCGTTCTTCTGCGCCGGCATTCCAAGCGCCGCGGGCGCGCGCGAGGTGCTCGGGAAGATGGGGGTCGATCCAAGCCAGCTTGCCGCTTTCCGCTACCGCGGCGACGGCTGGCCCGGCTTTGCCACGGCGACACTGCGAGATGGGAGCACGGCGCGGATGAGCTACCGCGACAGTTGGGGCGGAATTCTATCGCGGCACGTGCAGAAGCGGTGCAAGCTCTGCCCGGACGGGATCGGCAGCTTTGCCGATCTCGTCTGCGCCGATGCCTGGCACACCGACGCCGAGGGCTATCCCAGCTTCGAGGAGGGCGAGGGCACCAGCCTCGTCATCGCCCGCACAGAAATCGGCGCGCGCTGCCTGCAGGAGGCCGAGGCGCGGGGCGCGGTCCGCACGCAGCCCTTCGACATCCGCGAGCTCGAGCCGATGCAGCCCGGGCAGGTGCGCAAGCGGCGCTTCCTGTTGGCCCGGCTGATGGCGATGCGCGCGCTACTGCGATGGGCGCCGAGGTACGACGGCTTCTTCCTCGCCCGGAACGCGCGGCAGGCCGGCTGGCGGCAGAACCTGCGGCAGTTCTCCGGCATGCTGATCCGCGAACTGGGCCTGAAGTCATGA
- a CDS encoding right-handed parallel beta-helix repeat-containing protein translates to MRGCRFAGAPVSDRVGADPRDAVAVARQQGLVAGSYAGIGIRVQNARDITVTGNEVTGVYRGLSFEKVAGLEVSANLVHDVRSDGMTFGQLEHARIERNTVRDLHPWRHAEAEHRGDHPDLMQFWTTNSDAATRDVVIRGNLLVQRAVAQDERAQGLFMRNLKAEADEASEEFFFQDMVIEGNVILTAHINALVVGETTGLAVTGNLLLQEPGAGTGEIATPILSIARRSSEVKVSGNVLPDLSRDYATVQGYVSLTEGAALGWQVRGNTLTRRDRDRDAVMTEEGAVLFSYARIIAAIEAGGMSPPTDGTGVPARALALSEPPCKSGPAREGVAQCP, encoded by the coding sequence GTGCGGGGCTGTCGCTTCGCCGGCGCGCCTGTCTCGGACCGGGTCGGCGCCGATCCGCGCGACGCAGTGGCGGTTGCACGGCAGCAGGGGCTCGTGGCGGGCAGCTATGCCGGCATCGGGATCCGCGTTCAGAACGCCAGGGACATCACGGTCACCGGCAATGAGGTCACCGGCGTCTACCGTGGTTTGTCCTTCGAGAAGGTGGCGGGGCTCGAGGTCTCGGCCAATCTGGTGCACGATGTCCGCTCGGACGGGATGACCTTCGGCCAGCTCGAGCATGCCCGCATCGAGCGCAACACCGTCCGCGACCTGCACCCGTGGCGCCACGCCGAGGCAGAGCACAGGGGCGATCATCCTGACCTCATGCAATTCTGGACGACCAATTCCGACGCGGCGACCCGCGACGTGGTCATCCGGGGCAACCTTCTCGTGCAGCGCGCGGTGGCGCAGGACGAGAGGGCGCAGGGCCTCTTCATGCGCAATTTAAAGGCGGAGGCGGACGAGGCGTCGGAAGAGTTCTTCTTCCAGGACATGGTGATCGAGGGCAACGTGATCCTCACCGCTCATATCAATGCGCTGGTGGTGGGCGAGACGACCGGGCTTGCGGTGACCGGCAACCTGCTGCTGCAGGAACCGGGCGCGGGAACGGGCGAGATCGCGACACCGATCCTGTCGATTGCCCGCCGTTCTTCGGAGGTGAAGGTCAGCGGCAACGTGCTGCCGGATCTGTCGCGGGACTATGCCACGGTACAGGGCTACGTCTCGCTGACCGAGGGCGCGGCGCTCGGCTGGCAGGTGCGCGGCAACACTCTGACGCGCCGCGACCGGGACCGGGATGCGGTGATGACTGAAGAGGGTGCCGTGCTCTTTAGCTATGCGCGGATCATCGCGGCGATCGAGGCCGGGGGGATGTCTCCGCCCACCGACGGAACAGGTGTACCGGCGCGCGCGCTCGCGCTGTCCGAGCCGCCATGCAAGTCGGGACCAGCGCGGGAGGGCGTCGCCCAATGCCCCTGA